Proteins encoded within one genomic window of Xiphophorus maculatus strain JP 163 A chromosome 11, X_maculatus-5.0-male, whole genome shotgun sequence:
- the add2 gene encoding beta-adducin isoform X2 has product MSKSPTPKGTPVQRSPSDGAPESLQSPQHSTPITGHKKRISSLLQSPSFREELDVLIQEQMKKGGSSSNLWALRQLADFMASHGSPAALPVSPSNMMMVTPINDLHGWEPGSLVKGERLMRCKLASTHRLFDLYGWAQISHTLLTLRVSKEQEHFLVLPEGLAYSEVAGSSLVKVNLLGEVVEKGSTNLQVDTDKFSLHSAIYSARPDVRCLLHLHTPATAAVSAMKSGLLPLSHEALLVGDVAYYDYNGVVGEEEDRMELQKSLGPTCKVLVLRNHGIVALGESMEEAFYTIYHIQAACQIQVSALCSSGGEHNLIMLDRVIHKPNPTGTVSWAGSTFGPLHKSRTGEHEFEALMRTLDNLGYRTGYAYRFPVLLERSRTRREVEVPATVTAFHQFDDDGIHPALRQHPFAQRQQQERTRWLNTPNTYQKVSQEQASPGHQRTTWLKTEELTQAGSTAIKIENPNQFVPLFTNPQEVIETRNKIRQQNRQDMKTAGPQSQVLASVITDDSPPTPVSPPKVPPEPEPPNPFNELTDKELDEYRKEVERKRDGGTDGEEVENGLESPPATSPTKGPAVSLPPVSAMEVHNDSPVLQNGGDEEKQVTKELEEGMKALSTNDTSTPTAPPIKPQGGTPEGSPCKSPSKKKKKFKPPSFLKKSKKQKEKVET; this is encoded by the exons ATGAGTAAGTCTCCCACCCCAAAGGGCACTCCGGTGCAGCGCAGCCCCAGCGACGGGGCCCCCGAGAGCCTCCAGTCTCCCCAGCACTCCACCCCCATCACTGGACACAAGAAACGGATCTCCAGCCTCCTTCAGAGTCCG TCCTTCAGAGAGGAGCTGGATGTGCTGATCCAGGAACAGATGAAGAAGGGCGGCAGCTCGTCCAATCTCTGGGCCCTGAGGCAGCTCGCCGATTTCATGGCCTCTCACGGCTCGCCGGCCGCCCTGCCCGTCTCACCTTCCA ACATGATGATGGTGACCCCCATCAACGACCTGCATGGCTGGGAGCCAGGCAGCTTGGTGAAGGGGGAGCGGCTGATGCGCTGCAAACTGGCCAGCACCCACCGACTCTTCGACCTCTACGGCTGGGCCCAGATCAGCCACACGCTTCTCACG CTACGTGTGAGTAAAGAACAGGAACACTTCCTGGTGCTTCCAGAAGGCCTGGCCTACAGCGAGGTGGCTGGATCCAGCCTG GTGAAGGTGAATCTTCTGGGTGAGGTGGTGGAGAAGGGCAGCACCAACCTCCAGGTAGACACCGACAAGTTCAGCCTGCACTCGGCCATCTACTCGGCCCGACCCGACGTCCGCTGCCTGCTGCACCTCCACACACCTGCTACGGCGGCG GTCTCTGCGATGAAGAGCGGCCTGCTGCCGCTGTCCCACGAGGCTCTGCTGGTTGGCGACGTGGCCTACTACGATTACAACGGAGTAGTGGGGGAGGAAGAGGACCGGATGGAGTTGCAGAAGAGCTTAGGACCCACTTGTAAG GTTTTGGTGCTGAGGAATCACGGCATCGTGGCTCTGGGGGAATCGATGGAGGAGGCCTTCTACACCATCTACCACATACAGGCAGCCTGCCAGATCCAG GTGTCAGCTTTGTGTAGTTCTGGAGGGGAACACAACCTGATTATGTTGGACCGGGTGATCCATAAACCCAACCCAACTGGCACAGTGAGCTGGGCCGGCTCCACCTTCGGACCCCTGCATAAGAGCCGAACCGGGGAACATGAGTTTGAAGCTCTAATGAGGACTCTGGATAATCTG GGCTATCGTACGGGCTACGCCTACCGCTTCCCCGTGCTGCTGGAGCGGTCGCGGACGCGGAGGGAGGTGGAGGTGCCGGCGACCGTAACGGCCTTCCACCAGTTTGATGATGACGGCATCCACCCGGCCCTGAGGCAGCACCCGTTTGCCCAGCGCCAGCAGCAGGAGAGGACCCGATGGCTCAACACCCCCAACACCTACCAGAAAGTCAGCCAGGAGCAGGCAAGCCCGGGACACCAGCGCACCACT TGGCTGAAAACAGAAGAGCTGACCCAGGCTGGCAGCACAGCCATCAAGATAGAGAACCCAAACCAGTTTGTGCCTCTGTTCACCAACCCTCAGGAGGTGATCGAGACACGAAACAAG ATACGACAACAGAACCGCCAGGATATGAAGACAGCAGGGCCGCAGTCGCAGGTCCTCGCAAGCGTCATAACAGACGACAGCCCTCCG ACCCCAGTGAGCCCACCCAAAgttccaccagaaccagaaccacccaATCCGTTCAATGAGCTGACCGACAAGGAGCTGGACGAGTACCGCAAGGAGGTGGAGCGAAAACGGGACGGAGGGACCGACG GGGAGGAGGTAGAGAATGGCTTGGAGTCTCCTCCTGCTACCTCCCCTACAAAAGGCCCTGCAGTCAGCCTCCCTCCTGTCTCAG CAATGGAGGTACACAACGACTCTCCGGTCCTTCAGAACGGAGGGgacgaggagaagcaggtgaCTAAAGAACTGGAGGAAGGGATGAAGGCGCTCTCGACCAACGACACCTCCACTCCCACGGCGCCGCCAATCAAACCGCAGGGCGGGACCCCAGAGGGCTCGCCGTGCAAGTCTCCgtccaagaagaaaaagaagttcAAGCCGCCATCGTTCCTGAAAAAGAGcaagaagcagaaagaaaaagtagaGACCTGA
- the add2 gene encoding beta-adducin isoform X1, with product MSKSPTPKGTPVQRSPSDGAPESLQSPQHSTPITGHKKRISSLLQSPSFREELDVLIQEQMKKGGSSSNLWALRQLADFMASHGSPAALPVSPSNMMMVTPINDLHGWEPGSLVKGERLMRCKLASTHRLFDLYGWAQISHTLLTLRVSKEQEHFLVLPEGLAYSEVAGSSLVKVNLLGEVVEKGSTNLQVDTDKFSLHSAIYSARPDVRCLLHLHTPATAAVSAMKSGLLPLSHEALLVGDVAYYDYNGVVGEEEDRMELQKSLGPTCKVLVLRNHGIVALGESMEEAFYTIYHIQAACQIQVSALCSSGGEHNLIMLDRVIHKPNPTGTVSWAGSTFGPLHKSRTGEHEFEALMRTLDNLGYRTGYAYRFPVLLERSRTRREVEVPATVTAFHQFDDDGIHPALRQHPFAQRQQQERTRWLNTPNTYQKVSQEQASPGHQRTTWLKTEELTQAGSTAIKIENPNQFVPLFTNPQEVIETRNKIRQQNRQDMKTAGPQSQVLASVITDDSPPVPAAPTPVSPPKVPPEPEPPNPFNELTDKELDEYRKEVERKRDGGTDGEEVENGLESPPATSPTKGPAVSLPPVSAMEVHNDSPVLQNGGDEEKQVTKELEEGMKALSTNDTSTPTAPPIKPQGGTPEGSPCKSPSKKKKKFKPPSFLKKSKKQKEKVET from the exons ATGAGTAAGTCTCCCACCCCAAAGGGCACTCCGGTGCAGCGCAGCCCCAGCGACGGGGCCCCCGAGAGCCTCCAGTCTCCCCAGCACTCCACCCCCATCACTGGACACAAGAAACGGATCTCCAGCCTCCTTCAGAGTCCG TCCTTCAGAGAGGAGCTGGATGTGCTGATCCAGGAACAGATGAAGAAGGGCGGCAGCTCGTCCAATCTCTGGGCCCTGAGGCAGCTCGCCGATTTCATGGCCTCTCACGGCTCGCCGGCCGCCCTGCCCGTCTCACCTTCCA ACATGATGATGGTGACCCCCATCAACGACCTGCATGGCTGGGAGCCAGGCAGCTTGGTGAAGGGGGAGCGGCTGATGCGCTGCAAACTGGCCAGCACCCACCGACTCTTCGACCTCTACGGCTGGGCCCAGATCAGCCACACGCTTCTCACG CTACGTGTGAGTAAAGAACAGGAACACTTCCTGGTGCTTCCAGAAGGCCTGGCCTACAGCGAGGTGGCTGGATCCAGCCTG GTGAAGGTGAATCTTCTGGGTGAGGTGGTGGAGAAGGGCAGCACCAACCTCCAGGTAGACACCGACAAGTTCAGCCTGCACTCGGCCATCTACTCGGCCCGACCCGACGTCCGCTGCCTGCTGCACCTCCACACACCTGCTACGGCGGCG GTCTCTGCGATGAAGAGCGGCCTGCTGCCGCTGTCCCACGAGGCTCTGCTGGTTGGCGACGTGGCCTACTACGATTACAACGGAGTAGTGGGGGAGGAAGAGGACCGGATGGAGTTGCAGAAGAGCTTAGGACCCACTTGTAAG GTTTTGGTGCTGAGGAATCACGGCATCGTGGCTCTGGGGGAATCGATGGAGGAGGCCTTCTACACCATCTACCACATACAGGCAGCCTGCCAGATCCAG GTGTCAGCTTTGTGTAGTTCTGGAGGGGAACACAACCTGATTATGTTGGACCGGGTGATCCATAAACCCAACCCAACTGGCACAGTGAGCTGGGCCGGCTCCACCTTCGGACCCCTGCATAAGAGCCGAACCGGGGAACATGAGTTTGAAGCTCTAATGAGGACTCTGGATAATCTG GGCTATCGTACGGGCTACGCCTACCGCTTCCCCGTGCTGCTGGAGCGGTCGCGGACGCGGAGGGAGGTGGAGGTGCCGGCGACCGTAACGGCCTTCCACCAGTTTGATGATGACGGCATCCACCCGGCCCTGAGGCAGCACCCGTTTGCCCAGCGCCAGCAGCAGGAGAGGACCCGATGGCTCAACACCCCCAACACCTACCAGAAAGTCAGCCAGGAGCAGGCAAGCCCGGGACACCAGCGCACCACT TGGCTGAAAACAGAAGAGCTGACCCAGGCTGGCAGCACAGCCATCAAGATAGAGAACCCAAACCAGTTTGTGCCTCTGTTCACCAACCCTCAGGAGGTGATCGAGACACGAAACAAG ATACGACAACAGAACCGCCAGGATATGAAGACAGCAGGGCCGCAGTCGCAGGTCCTCGCAAGCGTCATAACAGACGACAGCCCTCCGGTACCAGCAGCACCG ACCCCAGTGAGCCCACCCAAAgttccaccagaaccagaaccacccaATCCGTTCAATGAGCTGACCGACAAGGAGCTGGACGAGTACCGCAAGGAGGTGGAGCGAAAACGGGACGGAGGGACCGACG GGGAGGAGGTAGAGAATGGCTTGGAGTCTCCTCCTGCTACCTCCCCTACAAAAGGCCCTGCAGTCAGCCTCCCTCCTGTCTCAG CAATGGAGGTACACAACGACTCTCCGGTCCTTCAGAACGGAGGGgacgaggagaagcaggtgaCTAAAGAACTGGAGGAAGGGATGAAGGCGCTCTCGACCAACGACACCTCCACTCCCACGGCGCCGCCAATCAAACCGCAGGGCGGGACCCCAGAGGGCTCGCCGTGCAAGTCTCCgtccaagaagaaaaagaagttcAAGCCGCCATCGTTCCTGAAAAAGAGcaagaagcagaaagaaaaagtagaGACCTGA
- the add2 gene encoding beta-adducin isoform X3: MSKSPTPKGTPVQRSPSDGAPESLQSPQHSTPITGHKKRISSLLQSPSFREELDVLIQEQMKKGGSSSNLWALRQLADFMASHGSPAALPVSPSNMMMVTPINDLHGWEPGSLVKGERLMRCKLASTHRLFDLYGWAQISHTLLTLRVSKEQEHFLVLPEGLAYSEVAGSSLVKVNLLGEVVEKGSTNLQVDTDKFSLHSAIYSARPDVRCLLHLHTPATAAVSAMKSGLLPLSHEALLVGDVAYYDYNGVVGEEEDRMELQKSLGPTCKVLVLRNHGIVALGESMEEAFYTIYHIQAACQIQVSALCSSGGEHNLIMLDRVIHKPNPTGTVSWAGSTFGPLHKSRTGEHEFEALMRTLDNLGYRTGYAYRFPVLLERSRTRREVEVPATVTAFHQFDDDGIHPALRQHPFAQRQQQERTRWLNTPNTYQKVSQEQWLKTEELTQAGSTAIKIENPNQFVPLFTNPQEVIETRNKIRQQNRQDMKTAGPQSQVLASVITDDSPPVPAAPTPVSPPKVPPEPEPPNPFNELTDKELDEYRKEVERKRDGGTDGEEVENGLESPPATSPTKGPAVSLPPVSAMEVHNDSPVLQNGGDEEKQVTKELEEGMKALSTNDTSTPTAPPIKPQGGTPEGSPCKSPSKKKKKFKPPSFLKKSKKQKEKVET, encoded by the exons ATGAGTAAGTCTCCCACCCCAAAGGGCACTCCGGTGCAGCGCAGCCCCAGCGACGGGGCCCCCGAGAGCCTCCAGTCTCCCCAGCACTCCACCCCCATCACTGGACACAAGAAACGGATCTCCAGCCTCCTTCAGAGTCCG TCCTTCAGAGAGGAGCTGGATGTGCTGATCCAGGAACAGATGAAGAAGGGCGGCAGCTCGTCCAATCTCTGGGCCCTGAGGCAGCTCGCCGATTTCATGGCCTCTCACGGCTCGCCGGCCGCCCTGCCCGTCTCACCTTCCA ACATGATGATGGTGACCCCCATCAACGACCTGCATGGCTGGGAGCCAGGCAGCTTGGTGAAGGGGGAGCGGCTGATGCGCTGCAAACTGGCCAGCACCCACCGACTCTTCGACCTCTACGGCTGGGCCCAGATCAGCCACACGCTTCTCACG CTACGTGTGAGTAAAGAACAGGAACACTTCCTGGTGCTTCCAGAAGGCCTGGCCTACAGCGAGGTGGCTGGATCCAGCCTG GTGAAGGTGAATCTTCTGGGTGAGGTGGTGGAGAAGGGCAGCACCAACCTCCAGGTAGACACCGACAAGTTCAGCCTGCACTCGGCCATCTACTCGGCCCGACCCGACGTCCGCTGCCTGCTGCACCTCCACACACCTGCTACGGCGGCG GTCTCTGCGATGAAGAGCGGCCTGCTGCCGCTGTCCCACGAGGCTCTGCTGGTTGGCGACGTGGCCTACTACGATTACAACGGAGTAGTGGGGGAGGAAGAGGACCGGATGGAGTTGCAGAAGAGCTTAGGACCCACTTGTAAG GTTTTGGTGCTGAGGAATCACGGCATCGTGGCTCTGGGGGAATCGATGGAGGAGGCCTTCTACACCATCTACCACATACAGGCAGCCTGCCAGATCCAG GTGTCAGCTTTGTGTAGTTCTGGAGGGGAACACAACCTGATTATGTTGGACCGGGTGATCCATAAACCCAACCCAACTGGCACAGTGAGCTGGGCCGGCTCCACCTTCGGACCCCTGCATAAGAGCCGAACCGGGGAACATGAGTTTGAAGCTCTAATGAGGACTCTGGATAATCTG GGCTATCGTACGGGCTACGCCTACCGCTTCCCCGTGCTGCTGGAGCGGTCGCGGACGCGGAGGGAGGTGGAGGTGCCGGCGACCGTAACGGCCTTCCACCAGTTTGATGATGACGGCATCCACCCGGCCCTGAGGCAGCACCCGTTTGCCCAGCGCCAGCAGCAGGAGAGGACCCGATGGCTCAACACCCCCAACACCTACCAGAAAGTCAGCCAGGAGCAG TGGCTGAAAACAGAAGAGCTGACCCAGGCTGGCAGCACAGCCATCAAGATAGAGAACCCAAACCAGTTTGTGCCTCTGTTCACCAACCCTCAGGAGGTGATCGAGACACGAAACAAG ATACGACAACAGAACCGCCAGGATATGAAGACAGCAGGGCCGCAGTCGCAGGTCCTCGCAAGCGTCATAACAGACGACAGCCCTCCGGTACCAGCAGCACCG ACCCCAGTGAGCCCACCCAAAgttccaccagaaccagaaccacccaATCCGTTCAATGAGCTGACCGACAAGGAGCTGGACGAGTACCGCAAGGAGGTGGAGCGAAAACGGGACGGAGGGACCGACG GGGAGGAGGTAGAGAATGGCTTGGAGTCTCCTCCTGCTACCTCCCCTACAAAAGGCCCTGCAGTCAGCCTCCCTCCTGTCTCAG CAATGGAGGTACACAACGACTCTCCGGTCCTTCAGAACGGAGGGgacgaggagaagcaggtgaCTAAAGAACTGGAGGAAGGGATGAAGGCGCTCTCGACCAACGACACCTCCACTCCCACGGCGCCGCCAATCAAACCGCAGGGCGGGACCCCAGAGGGCTCGCCGTGCAAGTCTCCgtccaagaagaaaaagaagttcAAGCCGCCATCGTTCCTGAAAAAGAGcaagaagcagaaagaaaaagtagaGACCTGA
- the add2 gene encoding beta-adducin isoform X4, with translation MSKSPTPKGTPVQRSPSDGAPESLQSPQHSTPITGHKKRISSLLQSPSFREELDVLIQEQMKKGGSSSNLWALRQLADFMASHGSPAALPVSPSNMMMVTPINDLHGWEPGSLVKGERLMRCKLASTHRLFDLYGWAQISHTLLTLRVSKEQEHFLVLPEGLAYSEVAGSSLVKVNLLGEVVEKGSTNLQVDTDKFSLHSAIYSARPDVRCLLHLHTPATAAVSAMKSGLLPLSHEALLVGDVAYYDYNGVVGEEEDRMELQKSLGPTCKVLVLRNHGIVALGESMEEAFYTIYHIQAACQIQVSALCSSGGEHNLIMLDRVIHKPNPTGTVSWAGSTFGPLHKSRTGEHEFEALMRTLDNLGYRTGYAYRFPVLLERSRTRREVEVPATVTAFHQFDDDGIHPALRQHPFAQRQQQERTRWLNTPNTYQKVSQEQASPGHQRTTWLKTEELTQAGSTAIKIENPNQFVPLFTNPQEVIETRNKIRQQNRQDMKTAGPQSQVLASVITDDSPPVPAAPTPVSPPKVPPEPEPPNPFNELTDKELDEYRKEVERKRDGGTDAMEVHNDSPVLQNGGDEEKQVTKELEEGMKALSTNDTSTPTAPPIKPQGGTPEGSPCKSPSKKKKKFKPPSFLKKSKKQKEKVET, from the exons ATGAGTAAGTCTCCCACCCCAAAGGGCACTCCGGTGCAGCGCAGCCCCAGCGACGGGGCCCCCGAGAGCCTCCAGTCTCCCCAGCACTCCACCCCCATCACTGGACACAAGAAACGGATCTCCAGCCTCCTTCAGAGTCCG TCCTTCAGAGAGGAGCTGGATGTGCTGATCCAGGAACAGATGAAGAAGGGCGGCAGCTCGTCCAATCTCTGGGCCCTGAGGCAGCTCGCCGATTTCATGGCCTCTCACGGCTCGCCGGCCGCCCTGCCCGTCTCACCTTCCA ACATGATGATGGTGACCCCCATCAACGACCTGCATGGCTGGGAGCCAGGCAGCTTGGTGAAGGGGGAGCGGCTGATGCGCTGCAAACTGGCCAGCACCCACCGACTCTTCGACCTCTACGGCTGGGCCCAGATCAGCCACACGCTTCTCACG CTACGTGTGAGTAAAGAACAGGAACACTTCCTGGTGCTTCCAGAAGGCCTGGCCTACAGCGAGGTGGCTGGATCCAGCCTG GTGAAGGTGAATCTTCTGGGTGAGGTGGTGGAGAAGGGCAGCACCAACCTCCAGGTAGACACCGACAAGTTCAGCCTGCACTCGGCCATCTACTCGGCCCGACCCGACGTCCGCTGCCTGCTGCACCTCCACACACCTGCTACGGCGGCG GTCTCTGCGATGAAGAGCGGCCTGCTGCCGCTGTCCCACGAGGCTCTGCTGGTTGGCGACGTGGCCTACTACGATTACAACGGAGTAGTGGGGGAGGAAGAGGACCGGATGGAGTTGCAGAAGAGCTTAGGACCCACTTGTAAG GTTTTGGTGCTGAGGAATCACGGCATCGTGGCTCTGGGGGAATCGATGGAGGAGGCCTTCTACACCATCTACCACATACAGGCAGCCTGCCAGATCCAG GTGTCAGCTTTGTGTAGTTCTGGAGGGGAACACAACCTGATTATGTTGGACCGGGTGATCCATAAACCCAACCCAACTGGCACAGTGAGCTGGGCCGGCTCCACCTTCGGACCCCTGCATAAGAGCCGAACCGGGGAACATGAGTTTGAAGCTCTAATGAGGACTCTGGATAATCTG GGCTATCGTACGGGCTACGCCTACCGCTTCCCCGTGCTGCTGGAGCGGTCGCGGACGCGGAGGGAGGTGGAGGTGCCGGCGACCGTAACGGCCTTCCACCAGTTTGATGATGACGGCATCCACCCGGCCCTGAGGCAGCACCCGTTTGCCCAGCGCCAGCAGCAGGAGAGGACCCGATGGCTCAACACCCCCAACACCTACCAGAAAGTCAGCCAGGAGCAGGCAAGCCCGGGACACCAGCGCACCACT TGGCTGAAAACAGAAGAGCTGACCCAGGCTGGCAGCACAGCCATCAAGATAGAGAACCCAAACCAGTTTGTGCCTCTGTTCACCAACCCTCAGGAGGTGATCGAGACACGAAACAAG ATACGACAACAGAACCGCCAGGATATGAAGACAGCAGGGCCGCAGTCGCAGGTCCTCGCAAGCGTCATAACAGACGACAGCCCTCCGGTACCAGCAGCACCG ACCCCAGTGAGCCCACCCAAAgttccaccagaaccagaaccacccaATCCGTTCAATGAGCTGACCGACAAGGAGCTGGACGAGTACCGCAAGGAGGTGGAGCGAAAACGGGACGGAGGGACCGACG CAATGGAGGTACACAACGACTCTCCGGTCCTTCAGAACGGAGGGgacgaggagaagcaggtgaCTAAAGAACTGGAGGAAGGGATGAAGGCGCTCTCGACCAACGACACCTCCACTCCCACGGCGCCGCCAATCAAACCGCAGGGCGGGACCCCAGAGGGCTCGCCGTGCAAGTCTCCgtccaagaagaaaaagaagttcAAGCCGCCATCGTTCCTGAAAAAGAGcaagaagcagaaagaaaaagtagaGACCTGA